The DNA region CCCTTTTAAAACCGGCAGTAAGAAGCTATAGAGATGTGGTTATAAAAATTGAAGAAATTATTGACGAACTTAAAATTGCAATGTTTCTGACGGGAAGCAGAAACATTTATGAGTTGAAAACAGCTGGTTTTGTGCTAACTGGTGCCACAGGTGAGTGGCTTAATGAAAGAAAATTAAAATTAAAAAAGGTGTGAATAATGGAAATAATTGGTGTAGGCGGCTATGAAGAAGTAGGCCGTAATATGACCCTTTTCAGGTCAGGTGAAGATGCTATTATTATTGATATGGGTATACGCCTTGACAGGGTATTTATCCATGAAGATACGGATTTGAACAGATTATCTCATAAGGAACTGGCAGAAAAGGGTATTATTCCTGATGATAGTGTAATAAAGTCCTTCAGAAGTAAAATTAAGGCTATTGTATTGAGTCATGGTCATCTTGATCATCTGGGTGCAGTTTCTATTATAGCAAAGAAATACCCTTCTGCTCCTATAATAGGTACTCCATATACTATCGAGCTGGTGAAGAAGGAGTTCAGAGGGAAGTGTCAGAATCCTATTTATACTCTTGTAGCTGGGGAAGTCCTCCAGGTTTCAAGAGACATGAGTATAGAATTTGTTAAGGTTACTCACAGTATTCCTGATGTTGTCGCTCTGGTTGTGCATTCAAATGAAGGAAAATTCCTTTATATGAATGATTTCAAGCTTGATGATAATCCTATTCTGGGCGAACCTCCTGACTATGCAAGGCTTAAAGAGCTTGGTAAAGAGGGAGTAAAGTTGATGGTTATTGAAACCACAAGAGTTGCAAGGGAGGGAAGGACACCCAGTGAGAGTATTGCAAGATATCTGCTTAAAGATACAATAAAGAAGAGCGATTCAGATGCAGGGCTTATTGTTACAACTTTTTCATCTCATATTGCAAGGATTCAGAGTGCAGTAGATTCAGCAAAGGAACAGGATAGAATTCCTGTACTTCTAGGAAGAAGTATGGAGAAATATGTAGGTATAGCTGAAAGAACCGGAATTATTTCATTGCCTGACAATGTGAGGATATATGGTGCCCAGAAGTCAATAACAAAGGTTCTGAATAAAATTGCCAAGGGTGGAAGAGAAGAGTATATGCTGATTATTACAGGACATCAGGGAGAGCCGGATGCTTTACTATCAAAAATAGTCAAGCACAAGTATGACTTCAGAATTGATAAGGGTGATAATGTTGTTTTTTCTGCCGATATAATACCAAATCCCATAAATGTTGCGCAGAGATATACACTTGAGACAAAGCTGAATATGCAGGGAGCCAGAATTTTTAAGGGCGCTCATGTCAGCGGGCATGCTGCCAGAGAAGACCACAGGGATATTATCAAGATGGTCAGGCCCGAGAATATAGTACCAACTCATGGTACTCTGGAAATGCTGGCAATCTATGCGGAACTGGCAGAGAGTGAGGGTTACACTCTGAACAAAAATCTTTTCCTTATAAGAAATGGTCAGAGGGTTGAAGTAAGGTGAAGGGATGAGAGAACTTATTTTCAAGTATGCTCTTAAGAATGCTCTCGATTTTGGCAATGCAAACCCAAAGGCTGTTATTGGTAAGGTGATTGCTGAGAACCCTGATATGAAAAAGAAGGTTAAAGATTTATTTCCTGTTGTCGAGGAGGTTATTGAGGAGGTTAATTCTCTCAGCAGAGAGGAGATAGAGGGATATATTGAGAGTTTCACCTTTGAAGAAAAGGAGAGAAAAAAAGAACAGAAGCTTCAGGAGTTGAAATGTGCGGAGAAGGGCAAGGTGGTGATGCGTTTTGCACCCAACCCTTCGGGGCCACTTCACCTGGGTCATGCAAGGGCTGCTGTGCTCAACAGTGAATATGTAAAGTATTATGGGGGGAAGCTGATTCTCAGGTTTGAAGACACGGACCCTGCCAGGGTTATGCCTGAAGCTTATAATATGATAAGGGAGGATTTAAGGTGGCTTGGAACTGAATGGGATAAAGAGGTGGTTCAGTCTTCAAGATTAGAAATTTACTATAAATATGCAAGGGAGCTTATAGAAAAAGGGTTCAGCTATGTATGTACATGCACCGCTGAAGAATTTCAAAAATTGAAGATAGGTAAGGTTGAATGTCCACACAGAAACACTACGTCCAGGGAAAATCTTGAAAATTTCGAGAGGATGTTTTCAGAGTTTAATGAGGGGGATGCTGTTTTAAGATTTAAGTCTGGAGTTGATTTACCTGACCCTGCTATGAGGGAATTTCCTTTAATGAGAATAAGTGAAAAAAAGCATCCTCTTGTTGAGGCGAGAGTTTATCCTCTTATGAATTTTTCAGTTACAGTGGATGACCACCTTCTGGGACTTACCCATGTGCTTAGGGGTAAAGACCATATTGTCAATACAAGAAAGCAGGAGTTTGTCTACAATGCATTTGGCTGGGAAATGCCGGAGTTTATCCACTATGGCAGACTGAAAATTGGAGGTCTTGCTTTGAGCACCTCGAAGATAAGCGAAGGTATAAGAGCAGGGCTTTACAGCGGATGGGAGGATGCAAAGCTTGGTACTCTGAGGGCCCTGAGGAAGAGGGGGTTGCAGCCTGAAGCTATAGTAAAAACAATGCTTGATGTTGGAGTTAAACAGAGTGATATTAACTTTTCCTGGGAGAATCTCTATTCTTACAACAGGGCAATTATCGAACCGGATGCAAATAGATACTTTTTTGTAGCACAGCCTAAAATTCTTGAGGTTGAAAATGCGGAGAGTGTGGAAAATTATGCTCCGTTTCACCCGGATTATCCAGAGAGGGGTAAGAGAAGGCTTGTTATAAGTGCTGATAATGCTGGTAAGGCAAGAGTGCTCATCTCTTCAAGGGATTTCTCAAATTTAAAGCCAGGAAATTTTATAAGATTGATGGGGGCTTTCAACATTGAAATTATTGAGGTTGGAGAGAAGGTCAGAGGTATATTCAGGAGCTTTGAGCTCGGGGAAGCAAGAAAAAGAAAGGCAAGGCTTATTCACTGGTTGCCCGAGGATGGTAATATTGAGGTTAAGGTTGTGAAACCTGAGGGTATCGATACCGGTTTTGCGGAGAGGCTTCTTGAGAAGGAAGAAACTGGCAGTATTGTGCAGTTTGAGCGCTATGGTTTCTGCAGGATTGATGAGAAAAATTCTATTATTACTCTCTATTTCACCCATGAGTGAGACGAAATCGAAGATGAAAAGATTTTTAGGTTCTGGGGTAGATGATAACCCTGAAGAGGCAACTGGAAGGGTGGTTATATGGTTCAAATATCATTCGTAAATTCTGCTGTGTCGCCTAACTTTCATTAATTAAGATATTATGCGATATCTGGTCTAAAAGGAGATAAAAAGATGATGTGGATTTATGCGGGTTTAATTATTTTCACAGGTGTCTGGATGATGCTGGGCATATATGTCTTTTCAGAGATAAAAAAGACCTACGATAGAGGAGGTGTATTTACAAGCAAACTTCTGCTTATCTGGTATGTTATGTGGGGGTTCCATCATCTAACAGTGATTCTGTCGTCTTTATATGGTTTGTGGCCAATACCGATTAACAGAACATTTGCCTTGGCAGGAGGTTTGATTCTCTTTGTGGTCGGGGCGGTTATACTGCCGGCCGGGATGATTGAGTTTCGTTCCCTGCGCAGGTCCACAGGACAGGATATTTCAAAGCTTATAACCACAGGTATATATCGATGGAGTAGAAATCCGCAGTTTCTTGGCTGGTCTTTAATGCTTTTAGGAATATCGCTTATAGGACGCTCAGGTCTTGCTTTGGCACTTACTATAGTATTTGTTACCATAGTTCATTTGTATACTGTCCTGTTGGAAGAGCCTTACCTTGAGCGCCTGTATGGAGATGAGTACTGTATGTATAAATCGAGAGCTGCAAGGTGGATTGGGATACCATAAGAAGATGTCCAAAATTGATTGATGAATAGTTCAACAGCACAGCACTGGAAGGTAGTTTTTTATATTTAATTCGACAATATGTCACTATGGGCTTTAAAATTAAAGGCGTGGTTATAGAGTATCTGGAGAAGCCTAAGGTTAAGAAGGGCAGGCTGATTCAGGGACTTCTTGGAGTTGGACAGGTAGGCTTGATGGCTGGTAAGCAGATTATAGACTCTACAAAGGCAAGGAAAATAGCACATATATATTCCAGCAGCTTTTTGTACCCTGGGGTTGTACTGCCGGGGGTAGTTTATGATGATAAGAATCTTGTTGACCTTCACAGAAATGATATATATTTTGATGAGGAAAAAGAAATTTTTATTATCACAGGTATATATCAGGGAACTTCCCCTGAAAGTTACTTTGATATGGCTGAGGCTATAACTGAGTTCTGCAGAGAAGTAGGAGTTAAAGAGATATATACACTTGGCGGATATGGTATAGGGAAAAAGATTGAAGAGCCTGCAGTCTATGGTGTGGTTTACTCTGAAGAGAGAAAGAAAGAACTGGATGAAAATAATATTGAGATTCTCAAGGCTCCTGATGGTACACTTGGTGCCACAGGCCTTGCAGGAATCTTGATTCCATTAGGTGAAAAAAATGGATTTAAAAGTATATGCCTGCTGGCTGAGACTCCCGGTAGCTACCCTGACCCCAAGGCTTCCAAAACAATTCTGTCTGTACTTAGTAAACTGATTGATATTGAGATTTCAGGCGAGGAGCTTGATGAGCAGATAAAGACTATGGAGAAGGAACTTGCCAAGATGGAAGAGTATGAAAGAAAGATGTCGGAGATGTATAAGACCCCTTCCAAGGAAGAGACTTTGCATTATATAGGATAGTCTTTTCTTTTATATCTTTTCCTTTTATATAACGCCGGGGAAGGGATTTGAACCCCTGGGCTCAAACGAGCACCAGATCTCGAATCTGGCGCCTTTCCTAGCTAGGCTACCCCGGCCACATCCTTATTATGAAACATGACAACTCAAGATTTTTCTGTTTTTAAACTTAAACTATTTTATAAAGCATACGTTTTATAATATACTTACAGGCCATAGCTTTACAACAATGTTTTCAGACTTAAAAGATTATTGTAATCATACCGCAGACAAATTAACCTGTTTAACATATTCTATATGAACTATATGTTATAAAATAAATATTTCATAGAAATTTTTACAAGTATGTTTTAAAAGGCAAAGATTATTGTAATTTTAATTTTTCAAGAGTTTTAAGCGTTCTATAAATCTTTACGTGATTTATATCAATTTCAAATTCTTCTGCAACTTTTATGGCTATTTTTCTGTATGATAACTTCATCTGCCTCAATTCCTTAATTCTTAATGCTGTCTTGGATGGTGTAACCTTTGTGTGTTTTTCTCTCTCTACCTCAAATAGGTCTGGAATTCTACCTATCCAGTATCCATCCTTCTTTATCTTCTGCATTCCAAACTTGGTCTTTCTTGCTAAGTCTTTTCTGAAGTAGGTGGCAAAACCGGCCTGAAGAGTGAAAAAGAGTTCACCTTCAGGAGATGTTATATCAACATCCAGGTTCGAAAATCTGAATCTTACCTCATATCTGAGGAGCTCCTGGGTGATTGTTAGAGCATCTTTTGTATCTCTGCTTAGCCTGTCGTTATGATAACATAGGACAACTGAAAATTTTTTATTTTTTGCATCTTTGATTAGTTTCTGGAGAGCAGGTCTTTTCAAATTTTTTCCACTGTAGCCTTTATCAGTATATGTGCCGTAAACTTCAAAATCTTCTTTTTTTGCCCAGTCCTCAAGAAACTCTTCTTGTGCTTCAATACTTGCCCCCTTTTCAGCCTGTTCCTCTGTACTTACTCTGATGTAAAGAGCTGATTTTTCACTACCCATAATGTTAAATTGGGGTGGTTCATATATATCTGTTACGTAAGGGAGCCCTTACGTAACTGAAAATTTCAAGAAAAACAGGGTGATTTTAAGGGACATTGTCTTTGAGATACCGGGACTGGAAATCAAAAGCGTCGTTGACTATGGGAGTGTATGAGAGACCTTTCAGTCTTGATAAAGCCTCCTCATACTCCTTTTCAGAAATTATTGCTTTATGAGAACCTTTAACAAGAATGTTGCTCCATCTCAGATAACCACAATATATAGGATTTGAAAGAATCTTTGCTATGGTCTGTTTTTTCCAGTTTTTACCTTTTTTTGTCGGAACTTTTCCTTTGTTCAGAATGTCTGCTATCTCAGAAAGACTTTTTCCGTTTATATATAAAGAAAAAATTTTTTTCACATGCCAGAACTCCTTTTTCTCAACAATAAGTCTGTTATTCTTATATGTGTACCCATAGGGTGCAGGAAATCCTGGATGGTTTCCTGATTTGACTCTCCTTTCAAGACCAAATCTGATTTTTTCAGAAATATTCTGGGATAAATCAAGAATTTTTATAAGAAATGTATTTCTGTCTTTGAAAGAAGTTATATTTTCTCTGGCCAGAGCAACTTCTATATCTTTTGAAAATAATTCTGCCAGAAAATATGGGAAATTTCTAATCTCTCTCTGTGCTGCAGCAAGAGATGATAAAACAACTACATCCACGTCTGTGTTCTCTGGATACCCTCCAACATATATCCACTTCATTTTATTTATATAATCCAGTATTCCTTTTTTCTTTCCAGATACTGAAGCAGCTTTGATACTCAATTCTTTTCTCCTCCCAGAATACTTTCAATCTTCCGGAGAATTTCATGTCTAAGCTGAACTTTTTCTATGTTTTTTGGTCTTGTTTTTAAAGTTAAGTATTTTATTCTACCAAGTACTCTTGCATGTTTTGGAAGTACTTTACCCTTCTCTTCTATCTCATCGAGTACTTTTTTAATTCTCAGGTTATATTTCTCAAGCTTGCCAGCCGGCATATATTTTTCTTCACTTTCTTTATAATCTTTATCTTCAATATTTGCTTTAATCTCTTCAATAAGTTTTGCAATTTTCAACCCTTTTTCAGTCAACATGAGCTTCTTCTCTCTCCCTGTTTTTGTGCTTTTTATTATTCCTATCTCTTCAAGGTCCTTTGCAACATTAAATAGATGAGAGTAAGAAGCTTGAAGATTCCTTCCAATTTCTGAGATATTTGAACTTTTTTTCTCATTCAGGTAGAGAATCAGACCGGTTCCTATCTTCTGAAATATCAATTTGTTCATCTCATTTCACCTTTTACAATAATGATTATATTTTTAAAACATATCTGTAAAATTTTGATATATAATCTATGTTTTATATAATATATAATACTTTCTATTCTTTATTAAACATATTTTTTCTTTTAAAAAGGAAAGACTTAAAAGCCCAAATAAATCATAATAAATTCATGGAAAAGAAAATCTGTCTTACTATTGCCGGGTCAGATTCAGGAGGAGGCGCAGGCATACAGCAGGATTTGAAAACCTTTGCAGCTCTGGATG from archaeon BMS3Bbin15 includes:
- a CDS encoding putative ribonuclease J, yielding MEIIGVGGYEEVGRNMTLFRSGEDAIIIDMGIRLDRVFIHEDTDLNRLSHKELAEKGIIPDDSVIKSFRSKIKAIVLSHGHLDHLGAVSIIAKKYPSAPIIGTPYTIELVKKEFRGKCQNPIYTLVAGEVLQVSRDMSIEFVKVTHSIPDVVALVVHSNEGKFLYMNDFKLDDNPILGEPPDYARLKELGKEGVKLMVIETTRVAREGRTPSESIARYLLKDTIKKSDSDAGLIVTTFSSHIARIQSAVDSAKEQDRIPVLLGRSMEKYVGIAERTGIISLPDNVRIYGAQKSITKVLNKIAKGGREEYMLIITGHQGEPDALLSKIVKHKYDFRIDKGDNVVFSADIIPNPINVAQRYTLETKLNMQGARIFKGAHVSGHAAREDHRDIIKMVRPENIVPTHGTLEMLAIYAELAESEGYTLNKNLFLIRNGQRVEVR
- the glnS gene encoding glutamine--tRNA ligase; translation: MRELIFKYALKNALDFGNANPKAVIGKVIAENPDMKKKVKDLFPVVEEVIEEVNSLSREEIEGYIESFTFEEKERKKEQKLQELKCAEKGKVVMRFAPNPSGPLHLGHARAAVLNSEYVKYYGGKLILRFEDTDPARVMPEAYNMIREDLRWLGTEWDKEVVQSSRLEIYYKYARELIEKGFSYVCTCTAEEFQKLKIGKVECPHRNTTSRENLENFERMFSEFNEGDAVLRFKSGVDLPDPAMREFPLMRISEKKHPLVEARVYPLMNFSVTVDDHLLGLTHVLRGKDHIVNTRKQEFVYNAFGWEMPEFIHYGRLKIGGLALSTSKISEGIRAGLYSGWEDAKLGTLRALRKRGLQPEAIVKTMLDVGVKQSDINFSWENLYSYNRAIIEPDANRYFFVAQPKILEVENAESVENYAPFHPDYPERGKRRLVISADNAGKARVLISSRDFSNLKPGNFIRLMGAFNIEIIEVGEKVRGIFRSFELGEARKRKARLIHWLPEDGNIEVKVVKPEGIDTGFAERLLEKEETGSIVQFERYGFCRIDEKNSIITLYFTHE
- a CDS encoding PAC2 family protein; the encoded protein is MGFKIKGVVIEYLEKPKVKKGRLIQGLLGVGQVGLMAGKQIIDSTKARKIAHIYSSSFLYPGVVLPGVVYDDKNLVDLHRNDIYFDEEKEIFIITGIYQGTSPESYFDMAEAITEFCREVGVKEIYTLGGYGIGKKIEEPAVYGVVYSEERKKELDENNIEILKAPDGTLGATGLAGILIPLGEKNGFKSICLLAETPGSYPDPKASKTILSVLSKLIDIEISGEELDEQIKTMEKELAKMEEYERKMSEMYKTPSKEETLHYIG
- the tnpR gene encoding transposon Tn3 resolvase, producing the protein MGSEKSALYIRVSTEEQAEKGASIEAQEEFLEDWAKKEDFEVYGTYTDKGYSGKNLKRPALQKLIKDAKNKKFSVVLCYHNDRLSRDTKDALTITQELLRYEVRFRFSNLDVDITSPEGELFFTLQAGFATYFRKDLARKTKFGMQKIKKDGYWIGRIPDLFEVEREKHTKVTPSKTALRIKELRQMKLSYRKIAIKVAEEFEIDINHVKIYRTLKTLEKLKLQ
- a CDS encoding recombinase, yielding MSIKAASVSGKKKGILDYINKMKWIYVGGYPENTDVDVVVLSSLAAAQREIRNFPYFLAELFSKDIEVALARENITSFKDRNTFLIKILDLSQNISEKIRFGLERRVKSGNHPGFPAPYGYTYKNNRLIVEKKEFWHVKKIFSLYINGKSLSEIADILNKGKVPTKKGKNWKKQTIAKILSNPIYCGYLRWSNILVKGSHKAIISEKEYEEALSRLKGLSYTPIVNDAFDFQSRYLKDNVP